Part of the Drosophila pseudoobscura strain MV-25-SWS-2005 chromosome 2, UCI_Dpse_MV25, whole genome shotgun sequence genome, CCTTAATTTTACTCTGGGGACACTTACCAAATGGACCAGACGGTGTCTCATCGTATAGCCCAGTTCAATGGGGAATACTTTTGGTTCCAGCCGCTAGAGATGCGATCCATGGGataacgagagagagagagagctcgcCGTTTAGGTGCAGAAATTCGTGGGTGTAGATCCGCGTCATTATGAGGGGCGTTTGACACACATGTGGCTTACATCGATCGGAATGATGACCGAACCTTCGGGGCATCGGCAACGGCATctggcaacacacacacacacacacactataaCACGCGCGTAAGCAACCGTTCAATTTCGATGATTGCCAGGGAATCGCCCCTGAAATCTGGAATCTGGAATCTGGGAccgactgtgtgtgtgtgcgtgtagtTGGGGGGGCGTTGACACAACCAAATGAAAGTGTCACACAGATCACAACTCTTtcggaggagggaggaggacTATCCTGAGGTAGGAGTGGGCGTCGCTTCGGGACACACGGGGGGATTCCCTGCCAGGCGGCGGCGCCTCCTCAGACCCGGACTCGGACCCGGAACCGGCTTTTGTGTTGGTTAAACTCCCGTCACGTTTGTGGTTAAACATATTTAAAGGATTTTCCATGCGCCGGCGCAACTTTCCTTACAATTTTTTCACATTAAATgagtttttctctttctgcCCACAGATAGCGGAAAGAGATTCGAACGTGATTATCAGGCGGCACAGCCCACGGAAACAGAGCAgtcccggacccggacccggacccgcatccgatccgatccgcgCTCCGACCTACTACTACAACTTTTCAAATGCTACTCGTGAGAGTAGCCCCAGCCGCCCAAAGCAGCAAAATACGAGTAAAAATACTCTTGATTAAAACTTATCAGACCACATTTCATATCACcttttcaacaacaaaaacaacaacagaagcggcaacggcagccacAGCGGCAAAGTAACGATTATACTTATTATCGGCCGCCTGTCCGTCCGGAGGGGGAGCGGGAACACTCATTGCGCGCCGTGTACTCTGGCTGTAGTTTTGTCCCTCCGTCCGCTGATTGGAAGCCCGTTTCAAGATATGGCTATCTCAGAGCCAGCCACAGGCCGCGGCCGAGGCACCGACACCGTCACCGGAACATCCAGTAGCCAAGCAGCCCCACTGACGCCACTGAAAGCCAGTGgctagatagagagagagagagagagaccaggGAGcgataccaaaaaaaaaccgattTGATTAAAAGTTGCATCACGCGACAGTCGCGCGACTATCCTTATCGGGGGGAGACACTCCGACACTACCCGAACACTGTCTGTGTCACTGTGGTGTCCTTATCAACAATCCAGTAATAGTGCCAGTGTGTGTTTCCACAACGACCTGATTAAAACTATCATCAGGCAGTGGTCCAGTTCAAATCTAAAGTCGACTCGAAAGATCATTTACTGAAAAAAAGGTAGACGAATTTGTAATAACAAATGGATTTGAATGTCGATATTACAGCCAGCAATTCCAGAGATGTTTCAGTGATCTTCCAGAAGGAAATAATATAAGAAGGATTTCCATACATATTTAAGAAATGAATTCAATGCCAATTTTGCAGTTCTCTCTAAGCTAATCGAGGATAAAAATCCTACCACAAAACTACAAAATTTCCTATTTGTACACCCCATAATTGAAAATTCCTAAGAGTTTCGCAAGAATTTCGCACGAATATCGCTTCTATCTAGAAATACATAAACCCGCTTCATATTGTACATTCTCTTCAGATAATGCCAGATTATGCTGGCCCTTCTGTTTTGGGCTGATAACTAAGCCAAGCAGCACACGACCTTGCCtatctatatttttttactGACTCACATTCCGACGTACTCCCCCTTTGCCCCGCCAGTGTTTTTAGCGATAAAGTTATCCAGCAACAGAACCATATCAACCAGGCAACAAGGAAATGCCATGGTGTCTGGGTCCGTTcaaaaacctaaaaaaaagTAGGTATATACAAAcgataaaaaacaaaaaacagaaacaaaaaagtgtcaagaaattccaataaaatactgaaaatgCCGGTTCTTGTGACGTCATGCGGATTTGataagagcaaaaaaaaacaaaagaataaTAGAATaaacagagaagaaaaacaTATTGCAAACATtgataaaaacacacaaacgagggaggggagggaacAATACGATGCGATAAGGAGGTAAATGTAAACAACCTGAAAACGGAGTGAAACAACTTTAAGCAGGCGCCAGAGCATGGGATCAACAGAAAGAGATTGGGCGAGGGGAAGTAGTAGTAGAAACCCGataaagatatatgtatgtaaggcCCTGCGggtgacgacgacgacgacgggtGCGGGTGTCGCCTATCAGTAGCAGTAGCTCTCTCTGGGTAAAAGTCCGGAAGATGCATTGTATTCCAAAAGATAAGCCCCAGAGTTGAAGTTGGACCGACTTTATCAGCCCTTGGGCTCCGCTTTCGCTTTGGCTCGactttggttttattttgtttgtggccATTTAAATACAACATATTAATGGCTATTTAAAAGGAATAATATAATGAGAAAGGAATCGCATAAAGAAGGGGTAAAAGATAAGCCTATCCTGCCTTGGGACTCTaagaaaattgaaatgcagcCAGGCTCAATTGTGGATGGATCGCACACATAAATAATCTATGCCATGGATGGATGCTATATGCTATATGCTGGATCCATAATCCATAGCCACATCATCGTGACGGAGCACACAGATAAGAGAAGCGGAGAAGcgaacaaaaattgaaaatattatgTGTCTGTTGTGTGGCAAGAGGTCAAACTATAAGTATTTACTAGCCCCACGGATGAGAGAGGACGGGATGGGAGGAGGCACCATTCTAATGGGGTAGGATGTCACCAGTGATAACCCCATCCTACAGTCAAGGTACTGGGTTCACATgttggacagacagacagggaaCAACCCAATATTATGTTCATTCCATTTCGAAAACAAAATCGATTTCTGATTGATCAGATTGTATGATGTATGATATGTGAGGATCACTTAGACAATACCTTTCAAATGCCATCGACTTGATAAGACCGAAATTGTTCAGAGAAAGAAACGAGGGATAAATATTTACTGGGAAAACTACTACGAGCATTCACTCAAATAATAAATCTGTTTAGCAAACATTTGTATGGGCAGGTCTGATAAGGTTGACGACACCTACAAATAAATGACGTTTTAATGTTCTTTCAATCTTCCcattaaagaaaaaataatttcaaacgataaatgaatacattttctacaataTTGATTAATTGTGAAAGGATAAACTATTCttgaattattttaaaaaaaatgtttaaatcaTAAAGGTCTAAAAttttaacaacaaaaatggtTCTGCCACATGAAATCTACACAAGAGTTAGCGACATCTGTTGATGGTTACATGTACTCGCTTTGAGACAAAGCAGTCAGGGTTATCGGTTATCGCTCATCGCAATCGTATTAAGGTGTTTACAACCACctcaacaaaccaacaacgATTTGAATTTAAAGAATAGATAAGGAAGATAAGCGCCCTTACTAAAGACTGGTAGAGAATTTTCCACATCGGTAGTACAACAGAGCAGCAGACCATGTCAAAAAGCGATGAATTTATATTCCGGCGTGCCCAAGTGGAGGACATCAAAGATGTCTTAGCCATGATCCAGGTGGGAATCAATTGGATTTAATTTATGAACTCTTATGAAACACTTTTTCCAATAATCTTCAGGAACTAGCGGACTTTGAGAAAATGAGCAATGGCCCACAGCTGACTGAGGCTGGTAAGGTATTCGAATATCTTTTAAAACAACGATCACTCTACCAAAAGTCAATTCTTCCAACAGATCTCATACGTGATTCAGGACTCTCGGGTGAACAGGAATACTGTGAAGTCTATGTGCTCATAGACAATGCCAACAAGTGAGTAAAGTAAACCCAAGAGATGCGATAAGCATTCAAAATtaggcaaaagcaaacacgAAATCTGTTAGACTCTGGCAAACATTTCCCCCCTCCCTTCCAAATTTGataatttctgtttatttgctttcCCAGCCTGGCCATTGGCTATTCCATTTGCTACAAGGCATACTCCACCTGGCAGGGACGCTATTTCTTCGTGGAGGACATCTACGTGAAGCCGGAGCACCGCAAGCGCGGCGCTGGCAAGCGCATCTTCCTCGAGGTCTCTGCGCGGGCCGTGGAGCTGAAGTGTCCTCGGTTGGAGTTCAATGTGCTCGAGTGGAATCCCGCTCGCAAATTCTACGAGAGCTTGGGCGCCGTAGATTTGACCGCTCGAGAGGGCTGGCACTACTACCgcgtggagcagcagcagctggccaaaCTGGCCAACGATTTGTCCGCCTCCAAGTCATAGTTTTATGTTGATTTTGGAGTTATTTTACTTTtataatacatataaataataatactatGGCCTGGGGCATAGATGCTATAGAAATATCCATAATTTACAGATTCTCCGCCACGCTGGCAATCACATGGATCTGCATGCTCTTCGTGGAATTGTACACCTGTCCGGGTGGAAAGGGATGCACCTTGGAGTGGGCATCGGTTTTGCTCTTGCCACCCGCCGTGTATTTGGACAGACGTATGCTGGGCATGGGCAGGAAGCCAGTGCTCAAGGGCATCACATCCAGGGATATGGAATGGCTGTCCACGTCTTTCATGGAGACGACACCTAAAAGGATTCAGAGAGGATTAgccagaaaatatatatagtgtTTAAATCTACAGAAAGCAGCATTTAGTGGTTAATAGAAAGCCTAGAATTTACTACATTGGTTTttaaatggaatggaatctaGCCCAAGGTGGGAGTTAGTTTTGCTAGGGATTTTTCTACGTGTGTGTCCAAGAACTTACCCATATCTTAAAGTGTGAAAACGTGTGTAGAGAAATCAGAATTAaatcataatcataaaaaaacgaccaaaaagcaaacattAGAACCACAACCGCACTCACCCGCAGAGCGACCGCAAACCGCCCAGAGATTCTGATCGTTGAGCACTTCGTACATGAGATCCGTGTAGGGATTCTCGTGCACTTTGCTGATCTTCAGATTCATGTTGCACACCGTCCGCAGGCGACACAGCTCGTTGGGCTCCAGCTGTGCCTGCAGCTTAAAGAGCGTCGTGTAGTCGACCAGATCGAAGGCACAGCCGTAGCTGCGCCACACCTCGGGCTGGGTGAGCGTGGCATATTTGATCACAAAGTGCACCTTGACGATGGGCAGCTCGTGCTCTGTCTTCAGGGGTTCCACTTGGATCTCGTACAGATACGTGACCGTCAGGGATTTGTAGATTTCCTGCAAGCAAAAAAACACGTGATAGTGCATTCGACGATCACAACGATTCGCTCTTACAATCGGCTGTTGGGGCACGGGATTGAGGTCCAGCAGCTGAACGCCAGGCACATCGCACTTGACCTTGGCgtggtgcagcagcagatgcgCATCGAGTCCCTTCATTATGACCTGCAGGAACTTCTGGGTGCCGCACGTGTGCAGCCGACAAGTGGCCTCCATGGCCGGCTGGAACTCGATGGGTATCTGCAGCTCAGTGCGCGACCAGGGACAGCTCAAAGCAATGTGAAGCTCGTGATGCTTGGATACCTTCCTGCCAGGCATATCCGTGAGCACCTCCAGGGCTATGCTTCGCTCCTCGAATGACTTGAACTGGAGCAGAGGCACCTGCAGCAGACTCTCGAATGTGGCATCATCACGAGGAGGCGTATCCTTTGTATCCAAAGCCAGTCGCAGGCGTAAATTCTTGGAGCAGCGCAGCGTAATCTTGGCATCGGGCGGAAAGATGAAACTCCCGCCGGACACATTCAGGCTAATGGGCTGGACAATGCCCGCAATGAGGGTCTTGAACTCCAGCGAAGCACTGGCCGGCTTGGTGCTGATCTCAAAGCAGGGCGCCGCAAACGGCAGCTGCTCCGAGAGGAACTCCAGGCTGGACATGCTTACACAGAGCTACAAGAATAGAAGATTAAACGAGCTATCTGCAGAAGAAATCACGGAATACGAGACCTGTTTGAATTGCCAGTTGCCCACACGCGTCGCCTTGGCTTTCAGCTCAATGCAATTGACGCCCGGCTGGAGGGCTATATTCTCCGCCTGCACAAAGTTGGTAAAGTCCCCCTGGACACTTGGGGAGAGCTTCCttttggtgctgctggtgcgtcGCACGGGCTGCTTGCTCTTGGGCATATCACACGCCACCGAAGCGGAGTGGAGACGATTGTCCTGCTTGTAGACCAACTGCAGTTCCACCTTCAGCCGCGATGCAGACTCTTTCACCTTCGGGGCTGATGGAGCGGCTGTCAGGGACACATTTTCCATAGCCACTTCCAGGGGAGTGGCCTGCAGCTCGTAGCACAGTTTGATGGTCTCCGCCACGATCCCTCGGGGATAAAGACTCTCCACTTTGAGCTGCACCAAGACATGATCGTCCTGTATAATGGGCTTTTGGTTGAGCACTTCAATGTCCAGGATGCGAAAGTGATCCTCTAGCACACAAAAGTTGGCATTCTCCGACGATGGTTGGGCGGAGAGTGTGGTCTTGAGGGTCTTCAGAGACTTAAGAAACTCATCAAAATAGAACGTGCGCACCAGAGTCTCCAGCTCCACGCAGCACGAGATGGAGCTGCAGGTCTTTGTGTAGGCCAGAGAGTCCCCCATCTTCCGATAGCAGTtggccagctccagcagcgTCTGTGAGCTCAGCATGTGCCAGTTCTCAGCCTTAAGCTCCCTCAGCAGATCCGTAAAGAAGCCCACCGCCTTGTGCGGCTCATTGAGGGAACAGTAGAAGTTTCCCAGATCCAGGCCCACCAATCGAGCCGAGCGCAGGCGTGTCACATGCTTGTACGTGCTGATTGCCAGCTCCGCCAGCTCCAGGTAGAGTTTCTGGAATGCCTGATTCGAGCCCAAGGCTTCCTTCAGCTGCTGGGCCGCCGATTTCTTGGGCTTGCGATTGGGCGAACGATCTCTGAGCTGCGGCGTGGCCTGCAGgaactgctgttgctgatctGGCGGGGCATCGCCAATGCCCGACGACAGCTGCACGACGATGTGCAGCTGCTCGGAGGTTGGTGTACAGCCGGGCAGAAGGCCGCACAGTTTCCCCAATTCATAGAGCTTGTCCTTGGCTAGGTTCCAGATGGGGGCACAGTGCTGGAAGCA contains:
- the LOC4802895 gene encoding diamine acetyltransferase 2 — protein: MSKSDEFIFRRAQVEDIKDVLAMIQELADFEKMSNGPQLTEADLIRDSGLSGEQEYCEVYVLIDNANNLAIGYSICYKAYSTWQGRYFFVEDIYVKPEHRKRGAGKRIFLEVSARAVELKCPRLEFNVLEWNPARKFYESLGAVDLTAREGWHYYRVEQQQLAKLANDLSASKS
- the SIDL gene encoding trafficking protein particle complex subunit 10 isoform X1 — translated: MQIKPIITYSGSCPLFRSLESQILNAIPLDTCEWRRTFQRPTKHVRLEAQTLQFNVAPLEKYKQGDWSILEHPILHIFVTECNDVDTYKATIREEIDAWLKVLTSYGISDWMILLVETLDMRKTKNFMPRTTVLDKIRLDFGTKNDDRCISVLNPAKFEQKSTESFRCLVQRIRFLMLTSYNRNIVKYEELIRSKREKRNHEGWDFRQYFFMQEDLALIFEKLELPTEALIQYDELDAMFSQFIMHTGFNEKQQWLSHFKRPLSAFHGICLTRLDKFEMREKIREEGVSLLEFRNYLFERQAYLLLTSNEIPEIAKRLLDFLFSTLREVEFIKLECQEGALCCWEFVCALEVLQLCEQAMEPNEVTCFQHCAPIWNLAKDKLYELGKLCGLLPGCTPTSEQLHIVVQLSSGIGDAPPDQQQQFLQATPQLRDRSPNRKPKKSAAQQLKEALGSNQAFQKLYLELAELAISTYKHVTRLRSARLVGLDLGNFYCSLNEPHKAVGFFTDLLRELKAENWHMLSSQTLLELANCYRKMGDSLAYTKTCSSISCCVELETLVRTFYFDEFLKSLKTLKTTLSAQPSSENANFCVLEDHFRILDIEVLNQKPIIQDDHVLVQLKVESLYPRGIVAETIKLCYELQATPLEVAMENVSLTAAPSAPKVKESASRLKVELQLVYKQDNRLHSASVACDMPKSKQPVRRTSSTKRKLSPSVQGDFTNFVQAENIALQPGVNCIELKAKATRVGNWQFKQLCVSMSSLEFLSEQLPFAAPCFEISTKPASASLEFKTLIAGIVQPISLNVSGGSFIFPPDAKITLRCSKNLRLRLALDTKDTPPRDDATFESLLQVPLLQFKSFEERSIALEVLTDMPGRKVSKHHELHIALSCPWSRTELQIPIEFQPAMEATCRLHTCGTQKFLQVIMKGLDAHLLLHHAKVKCDVPGVQLLDLNPVPQQPIEIYKSLTVTYLYEIQVEPLKTEHELPIVKVHFVIKYATLTQPEVWRSYGCAFDLVDYTTLFKLQAQLEPNELCRLRTVCNMNLKISKVHENPYTDLMYEVLNDQNLWAVCGRSADMGVVSMKDVDSHSISLDVMPLSTGFLPMPSIRLSKYTAGGKSKTDAHSKVHPFPPGQVYNSTKSMQIHVIASVAENL
- the SIDL gene encoding trafficking protein particle complex subunit 10 isoform X2 gives rise to the protein MQIKPIITYSGSCPLFRSLESQILNAIPLDTCEWRRTFQRPTKHVRLEAQTLQFNVAPLEKYKQGDWSILEHPILHIFVTECNDVDTYKATIREEIDAWLKVLTSYGISDWMILLVETLDMRKTKNFMPRTTVLDKIRLDFGTKNDDRCISVLNPAKFEQKSTESFRCLVQRIRFLMLTSYNRNIVKYEELIRSKREKRNHEGWDFRQYFFMQEDLALIFEKLELPTEALIQYDELDAMFSQFIMHTGFNEKQQWLSHFKRPLSAFHGICLTRLDKFEMREKIREEGVSLLEFRNYLFERQAYLLLTSNEIPEIAKRLLDFLFSTLREVEFIKLECQEGALCCWEFVCALEVLQLCEQAMEPNEVTCFQHCAPIWNLAKDKLYELGKLCGLLPGCTPTSEQLHIVVQLSSGIGDAPPDQQQQFLQATPQLRDRSPNRKPKKSAAQQLKEALGSNQAFQKLYLELAELAISTYKHVTRLRSARLVGLDLGNFYCSLNEPHKAVGFFTDLLRELKAENWHMLSSQTLLELANCYRKMGDSLAYTKTCSSISCCVELETLVRTFYFDEFLKSLKTLKTTLSAQPSSENANFCVLEDHFRILDIEVLNQKPIIQDDHVLVQLKVESLYPRGIVAETIKLCYELQATPLEVAMENVSLTAAPSAPKVKESASRLKVELQLVYKQDNRLHSASVACDMPKSKQPVRRTSSTKRKLSPSVQGDFTNFVQAENIALQPGVNCIELKAKATRVGNWQFKQLCVSMSSLEFLSEQLPFAAPCFEISTKPASASLEFKTLIAGIVQPISLNVSGGSFIFPPDAKITLRCSKNLRLRLALDTKDTPPRDDATFESLLQVPLLQFKSFEERSIALEVLTDMPGRKVSKHHELHIALSCPWSRTELQIPIEFQPAMEATCRLHTCGTQKFLQVIMKGLDAHLLLHHAKVKCDVPGVQLLDLNPVPQQPIEIYKSLTVTYLYEIQVEPLKTEHELPIVKVHFVIKYATLTQPEVWRSYGCAFDLVDYTTLFKLQAQLEPNELCRLRTVCNMNLKISKVHENPYTDLMYEVLNDQNLWAVCGRSAGVVSMKDVDSHSISLDVMPLSTGFLPMPSIRLSKYTAGGKSKTDAHSKVHPFPPGQVYNSTKSMQIHVIASVAENL